Proteins encoded together in one Terriglobales bacterium window:
- a CDS encoding glucose-6-phosphate isomerase, which produces MRLPEFDYRNALESAVGAEGLSAGDLQTNTARAAVESFRQRARSGEIGFPDLPKDAATARAVVEFANDLRPNIDDVLVVGIGGSALGAYALDAAMRGPHPVQTSPARKASGKRKKARPRLVSLDNVDPGFVAAVLERLDPERTAVCVIAKSGSTAETLATFLIARRWMTEALGKQARAQIIAITDAKKGDLLAIAKQEKYPLFFIPANVGGRFSVLSPVGLVPAALIGLDVMKLLRGAADATRRCWSPKLEANPALESAVVHHALNTRKKKSIEVVFAYSSYLWGAALWYRQLWAESLGKRVNRAGEVVETGQTPVAALGVTDQHSQLQLYMEGPRDKMVTFWAVEKPRAEVRIPKDFARYDSCGYLGGKKLSALFDAERRATEAALTRAGRPNCRWTLAQVDEYTVGAFFQMLEFQTAFAGELYGVDAFDQPGVELGKKLTYGLMGRKGYKEI; this is translated from the coding sequence ATGAGATTGCCGGAGTTCGACTACCGGAACGCGCTGGAGTCGGCGGTCGGCGCCGAAGGCCTGAGCGCGGGCGACCTCCAGACCAACACGGCACGGGCGGCGGTCGAGTCCTTTCGCCAGCGGGCGCGCTCCGGCGAGATCGGCTTTCCCGATCTGCCCAAGGACGCGGCCACGGCGCGCGCGGTGGTGGAGTTTGCCAACGACCTGCGGCCGAACATCGACGACGTGCTCGTGGTAGGCATCGGAGGGTCGGCGTTGGGAGCGTATGCGCTGGACGCGGCCATGCGCGGGCCACATCCCGTGCAGACCTCGCCCGCGCGCAAGGCCAGCGGCAAGCGGAAGAAAGCGCGGCCGCGGCTGGTCTCGCTCGACAACGTGGATCCCGGCTTCGTGGCGGCGGTGCTCGAGCGCCTGGACCCCGAGCGCACCGCGGTGTGCGTCATCGCCAAGTCAGGTTCCACCGCGGAGACTCTGGCCACCTTCCTCATTGCGCGCCGATGGATGACCGAGGCCCTGGGCAAGCAGGCGCGGGCGCAGATCATCGCCATCACCGACGCCAAGAAGGGCGACCTGCTGGCCATCGCCAAGCAGGAGAAGTATCCGCTGTTCTTCATCCCCGCCAACGTGGGCGGGCGCTTCAGCGTGCTCTCGCCGGTGGGGCTAGTCCCGGCGGCGCTCATTGGATTGGACGTGATGAAGCTGCTGCGCGGCGCCGCGGATGCCACCCGGCGCTGCTGGTCGCCGAAACTCGAGGCGAATCCCGCGCTCGAATCCGCCGTGGTGCATCACGCGCTCAACACGCGGAAGAAAAAATCGATCGAGGTGGTGTTTGCCTACTCCTCCTACCTGTGGGGCGCGGCGCTCTGGTACCGGCAACTCTGGGCGGAGTCGCTGGGCAAGCGCGTGAACCGCGCCGGCGAGGTGGTGGAGACCGGGCAGACGCCGGTGGCGGCGCTGGGCGTCACCGATCAGCACTCTCAGTTGCAGCTCTACATGGAAGGCCCGCGCGACAAGATGGTCACCTTCTGGGCGGTGGAGAAGCCGCGCGCGGAAGTGCGCATCCCCAAGGACTTCGCCCGCTACGACTCCTGCGGCTACCTGGGTGGCAAGAAGCTCTCAGCGCTCTTCGACGCCGAGCGCCGGGCGACGGAAGCGGCGCTCACTCGCGCCGGGCGTCCCAACTGCCGCTGGACGCTTGCCCAGGTGGACGAGTACACCGTCGGCGCCTTCTTCCAGATGCTGGAGTTCCAAACCGCCTTTGCGGGCGAGCTCTACGGCGTGGACGCCTTCGACCAGCCCGGCGTCGAGCTGGGCAAGAAGCTCACCTACGGGCTGATGGGAAGGAAGGGATACAAAGAGATTTGA